A window of Chryseobacterium sp. IHB B 17019 genomic DNA:
TCTTTTGTTCTTGCTCAAAGGTCTAGTTTCTTGGATCAAAACTGTATCACCTTCGTTGCACTCGTTGTTCTCGTCGTGAGCAGTATATTTTTTCGTTTTCAAAACGAATTTACCATACATCGGGTGCTTCATTCTCATCGTTTCACTAACAACAATGGTTTTTTCCATTTTATTGCTGGAAACCACTCCGATTCTTTCTTTTCTTAAATTTCTATCCATTGTAAAATGAAATTATTGTTTGTTAGTTAACTCAGTATTTAGTCTAGCGATTGTTTTTCTCAAATCTCTGATTTGGATCGGGTTTTCAATTGGGCTGATTGCATGAGCCAATTTCAATTTAGAATATTGAGCTTTTGCTTCAGTTAATTGAGCTTGAATATCACCCGCGCTTAAATTTTTAATATCAGCTTTTTTCATTGTATACAAAGATTAAAGAGGTTTAACAAAATCGTTAGCAACTATGAATTTGGTAACTACCGGTAATTTTTGTGCTGCAAGTCTAAGGGCTTCTTTCGCTACTTCGTAAGGTACACCTCCTACTTCAAACATAATTTTACCAGGTTTTACTACAGCTACCCAATATTCCACGGCACCTTTACCTTTACCCATCCTTACTTCGGCTGGTTTCTTAGTAATTGGCTTATCCGGGAAGATTTTGATCCATAGCTGACCTTCTCTCTTCATATATCTTGTAGCAGCAATACGCGCAGCTTCAATTTGTCTTGCAGTGATCCAAGCACCTTCTGTCGCCTTGATCCCGAAAGTTCCATAAGCAAGTTGACTACCTCTTTGGGCAATCCCCTTCATTTTCATCTTATGAACTCTACGGAACTTGGTTCTTTTTGGTTGTAACATAATTTCTAAATTTTAGATTTTAGATTTTAGATTTTAGATTTTTTTTATTTTAAAAAAGTAACGGTAATTTAAAATTCAAAATTTCTATCTAAAATTTTTAATTATTATTGTTATTATTATTGTTATTTTTTCTAGGTCTTCTGTTGTCTCTGTCTCCTCCTCTGTTGTTTCTGTCTCTATCTCCTGACTGACCTCCTTTTTTCTGTTGTCCCACTAGTGGAGAAAGTTCTCTTTTACCGTAAACTTCACCTTTCATGATCCAAACTTTTACACCTAGCTTTCCGTACTGAGTTAATGCCTCACCGATGTGGTAATCGATATCTGCTCTGAAAGTAGACAAAGGAATTCTTCCGTCTTTGAAAGATTCTGATCTTGCCATTTCAGCTCCGTTCAATCTACCAGAGATCTGAACTTTGATACCTTCTGCACCCATTCTCATTGTACCTGCCATAGCCATCTTCACAGCTCTTCTGTAAGAGATTCTGTTTTCGATTTGCTTAGCAATGCTATCAGCAACTAATACTGCATCTAGCTCAGGTCTTTTGATTTCGAAGATGTTGATTTGAATATCCTTTTTAGTCAATTTCTTCAACTCTTCTTTTAATTTATCAACTTCCTGACCTCCTTTACCGATGATAAGTCCCGGTCTAGCAGTAGTGATCGTAACTGTTACTAATTTTAATGTTCTTTCAATATAAATTCTTGAAATCCCACCTTTAGATAATCTAGCTTCAAGGTATCTTCTGATTTTGTAGTCTTCCGCGATTCTGTCTCCATAATCGTTTCCGCCAAACCAGTTAGAATCCCATCCTCTGATGATACCTAATCTGTTACCAATTGGATTTGTCTTCTGTCCCATACCTTGATTAATTTTCTTTATTACCTAAGATTAACGTAACGTGGTTTGATCTTTTTCTGATTCTGTACCCTCTACCTTGTGGAGCTGGTCTTAGTCTCTTCAATTGTCTTGCGCTATCCACGAAGATTTCTTTAATGATAAGGTTTGCTTCTTCGATATCCGCACCTTCATTTTTAGTCTGCCAGTTTGCCATAGCAGAAAGAAGTAATTTCTCCAACTTGTTAGAGGCTTCTTTTTTAGAATATTTTAGGATATAAAGAGCTTTATCTACCTGCTCTCCTCTAATGATATCAGCAACTAATCTCATTTTTCTTGGAGAAGACGGGCAATTATTTAATGAAGCTTTTACAACGTCTTTGTTAGCTTCTTTTCTTGCGATTGAACTATCTTGTTTTCTTGATCCCATGATTATCTGCTTCCTTTATTTTTGTTACCACCATGACCTCTGAAAGATCTTGTTGGAGAAAATTCGCCTAACTTGTGACCTACCATGTTTTCTGTAACGTAAACAGGAATAAAAGATTTTCCGTTGTGTACAGCGATAGTTTGTCCTACGAAGTCCGGAGAGATCATCGATGCTCTAGACCAAGTTTTGATAACTGTCTTCTTACCAGACTCTACATTTGCCTGAACCTTCTTATCTAAAGTATGATGAATGAATGGTCCTTTTTTAAGTGATCTTGCCATAATTATTTTCTTTTAGATACGATGTAACGGTTAGACACTTTGTTTTTCTTTCTAGTTTTGTAACCTTTAGCTGGCATACCGTTTCTAGATCTTGGGTGACCTCCGGAAGAACGTCCTTCACCACCTCCCATTGGGTGATCTACAGGGTTCATTACTACTGGTCTTGTTCTAGGTCTTCTACCTAACCATCTGCTTCTACCAGCCTTACCTGATACAGTTAATTGATGATCTGAGTTAGAAACCGAACCGATCATTGCCATACATTCAGTAAGGATCATTCTTGATTCTCCTGAAGGCAATTTGATGATTGCATATTTTCCGTCTCTTGAAGTAAGTTGAGCTGAAGAACCAGCACTTCTTGCTAAAATAGCACCTTGTCCAGGCTTCATTTCAACACAAGAGATTACAGTACCCAATGGAATATTTTTCAATTTCATTGCGTTACCAATATTTGGTTCTACGCTTTCACCTGAAACTACTTTCTGATCTACTTTGATACCATTTGGAGCGATGATATATCTCTTTTCTCCGTCAGCATATTCTAATAAAGCGATAAATGCAGTTCTGTTTGGATCGTATTCTACAGTTTTTACAGTTGCTTCAACGTTTGCTTTGTTTCTTTTGAAGTCAATAATTCTGTATTTCTTTTTGTGTCCACCTCCGGTGTAACGCATGGTCATTTTACCAGTTTGGTTACGTCCACCTGACTTACTAATACCAACGGTAAGAGATTTCTCTGGTTTGTTGGTAGTAATTTCCTCAAAATTGTTTACAACTCTGAATCTCTGTCCTGGGGTGATAGGTTTTAATTTTCTAACAGACATTACTATTATTTATAATTAATAATTAATTTACAGCAAAAATATCGATAACCTCACCTTCAGCAAGTTTGATTACCGCTTTTTTCAATTTGTTTGTCTTTCCTACTTGAAGACCTTTTTTAGTGTATTTCGAAGAAACCCTCGGAGCATAAATCATTGTATTAACGTCTGCTACTTTTACACCGTAAGCCGCTTCTACAGCTTTCTTAATCTGGATTTTATTCGCCTTAGGATCTACTAAGAAAGAATAAGAACCTCTTAAATCTGTAAGGTAATTAGCCTTTTCTGAGATAACTGGTTTAATAATAACTGACATGACTTATTTCTTTAAATTTTCCTGGAATTTTTCAACTGCACCTTCTAAGAAAACGATCTCACCTGCATTGATTAAGTCATAAGAAGAAATTTCGTTGAATTTCATTACTTTAGTCTTAGGTAAGTTTCTTGAAGATAAATACACATTCTTGTTAGTATCAGGAAGAATGAACAAAGACTTCTTATCGTTCAATGCCAATGCATTAAGGATAGTGATGAAATCTTTAGTTTTAGGAGCAGCAATGCTCAATCCTTCCACGATTCTGATGCTGTTGTCTCTCATTTTCTGAGAAAGAACAGATTTTTTAGCTAATCTCTTAAGAGCTTTGTTCAATTTGAATCTGTAGTCTCTTGGCTTAGGTCCGAATACTCTACCTCCACCTCTGAAAGTTGGAGATTTAATATCACCATATCTAGCAGATCCTGATCCTTTTTGCTTCTTAAGCTTTTTAGTAGAAGCAGTAATTTCGCTTCTTTCTTTTGATTTATGAGTTCCTTGTCTCTGTGCAGCAAGGTACTGTTTTACTTCTAAGTAAACCGCGTGCTTGTTTGGCTCAATTCCGAATACTGATTCGTCTAGAGTTACTTTTTTTCCGGTCTCCTTTCCTGATGTATTTAATACTACTAGTTCCATTTTCTGATAATTACATAAGAATTTTTAGCTCCCGGAACAGCACCTTTTACTACTAAAAGATTTTGTTCTTGATCCACTTTTAATACTTGAAGGTTTTGAACAGTTACCTGCTTACCTCCCATTCTTCCAGCCATTCTCATCCCTTTGAATACTCTTGAAGGGTCTGATCCAGCACCGATAGAACCTGGAGCTCTAAGTCTGTTGTGCTGTCCATGAGTTGCCTGCATTACACCTCCAAATCCGTGTCTTTTTACAACACCTTGGAAACCTTTACCTTTAGAAGTACCTGTTACGTCAACATACTCACCTTCAGCGAATAGATCAACTTTTACTTCTTCTCCTACTTTTACTTCATCAACGAATTCTCTGTAGAATTCCACTAATTTAGCTTTAGGAGCAGAACCAGCCTTTTTAAAATGGCCAGCTAACGCTTTACCAACGTTCTTCTCACTCTTGTCATCGAAACCCAATTGAACTGACTTGTAGCCGTCCTTTTCTATGGTTCTGACCTGTAAAACCGAGCACGGACCAGCTTGAATAACTGTACAAGGAATGTTTTTTCCTTCTTCGTTAAACAAAGACGTCATACCGATTTTTTTACCAATAATACCTGACATTGTTTATATTATAATAAAATTTATCCTTTATTTATCTTCATTTTAAAAGGGTTTGGAGTAATTTCTACTTTTGATATAGGCATACTACACCCCTAAAATGAGTGTGCAAATTTATGAATATTTTTATAACTGACAAATATTTACTGCAAAATATTTTGATTTTTAATCATTTAGATGATTTTGGGAAATATCAGGCGAAATTTCCCACGAAAATTTTTGAATTATGAAAAATTTAAAAATGAATTGACAATTATTTAACAATGACACTTACCCCTGCCTCCTCGAGTTTATTTTTATCTTCCTCCAAAATATCATTATCCGTAATCAGATA
This region includes:
- the rpsQ gene encoding 30S ribosomal protein S17 gives rise to the protein MDRNLRKERIGVVSSNKMEKTIVVSETMRMKHPMYGKFVLKTKKYTAHDENNECNEGDTVLIQETRPLSKNKRWRLVRIIEKAK
- the rpmC gene encoding 50S ribosomal protein L29, which translates into the protein MKKADIKNLSAGDIQAQLTEAKAQYSKLKLAHAISPIENPIQIRDLRKTIARLNTELTNKQ
- the rplP gene encoding 50S ribosomal protein L16 codes for the protein MLQPKRTKFRRVHKMKMKGIAQRGSQLAYGTFGIKATEGAWITARQIEAARIAATRYMKREGQLWIKIFPDKPITKKPAEVRMGKGKGAVEYWVAVVKPGKIMFEVGGVPYEVAKEALRLAAQKLPVVTKFIVANDFVKPL
- the rpsC gene encoding 30S ribosomal protein S3; translated protein: MGQKTNPIGNRLGIIRGWDSNWFGGNDYGDRIAEDYKIRRYLEARLSKGGISRIYIERTLKLVTVTITTARPGLIIGKGGQEVDKLKEELKKLTKKDIQINIFEIKRPELDAVLVADSIAKQIENRISYRRAVKMAMAGTMRMGAEGIKVQISGRLNGAEMARSESFKDGRIPLSTFRADIDYHIGEALTQYGKLGVKVWIMKGEVYGKRELSPLVGQQKKGGQSGDRDRNNRGGDRDNRRPRKNNNNNNNNN
- the rplV gene encoding 50S ribosomal protein L22, which translates into the protein MGSRKQDSSIARKEANKDVVKASLNNCPSSPRKMRLVADIIRGEQVDKALYILKYSKKEASNKLEKLLLSAMANWQTKNEGADIEEANLIIKEIFVDSARQLKRLRPAPQGRGYRIRKRSNHVTLILGNKEN
- the rpsS gene encoding 30S ribosomal protein S19, whose translation is MARSLKKGPFIHHTLDKKVQANVESGKKTVIKTWSRASMISPDFVGQTIAVHNGKSFIPVYVTENMVGHKLGEFSPTRSFRGHGGNKNKGSR
- the rplB gene encoding 50S ribosomal protein L2; the encoded protein is MSVRKLKPITPGQRFRVVNNFEEITTNKPEKSLTVGISKSGGRNQTGKMTMRYTGGGHKKKYRIIDFKRNKANVEATVKTVEYDPNRTAFIALLEYADGEKRYIIAPNGIKVDQKVVSGESVEPNIGNAMKLKNIPLGTVISCVEMKPGQGAILARSAGSSAQLTSRDGKYAIIKLPSGESRMILTECMAMIGSVSNSDHQLTVSGKAGRSRWLGRRPRTRPVVMNPVDHPMGGGEGRSSGGHPRSRNGMPAKGYKTRKKNKVSNRYIVSKRK
- the rplW gene encoding 50S ribosomal protein L23; the encoded protein is MSVIIKPVISEKANYLTDLRGSYSFLVDPKANKIQIKKAVEAAYGVKVADVNTMIYAPRVSSKYTKKGLQVGKTNKLKKAVIKLAEGEVIDIFAVN
- the rplD gene encoding 50S ribosomal protein L4; the protein is MELVVLNTSGKETGKKVTLDESVFGIEPNKHAVYLEVKQYLAAQRQGTHKSKERSEITASTKKLKKQKGSGSARYGDIKSPTFRGGGRVFGPKPRDYRFKLNKALKRLAKKSVLSQKMRDNSIRIVEGLSIAAPKTKDFITILNALALNDKKSLFILPDTNKNVYLSSRNLPKTKVMKFNEISSYDLINAGEIVFLEGAVEKFQENLKK
- the rplC gene encoding 50S ribosomal protein L3, which produces MSGIIGKKIGMTSLFNEEGKNIPCTVIQAGPCSVLQVRTIEKDGYKSVQLGFDDKSEKNVGKALAGHFKKAGSAPKAKLVEFYREFVDEVKVGEEVKVDLFAEGEYVDVTGTSKGKGFQGVVKRHGFGGVMQATHGQHNRLRAPGSIGAGSDPSRVFKGMRMAGRMGGKQVTVQNLQVLKVDQEQNLLVVKGAVPGAKNSYVIIRKWN